The following are encoded together in the Falsiruegeria litorea R37 genome:
- the ccoN gene encoding cytochrome-c oxidase, cbb3-type subunit I, with the protein MSNYIKLIALGVVAIFAMMAANYARDPAYMVHAIIILIVTGGLFLWTLRHTDEPETYVDYSGEYMDGVIRYGVIATALWGVVGFLVGVVIAFQLAFPSLNFEWAEGYANFGRLRPLHTSAVIFAFGGNALIATSFYVVQRTCAARLWGGNLAWFVFWGYQLFIVLAATGYLLGSTQSKEYAEPEWHVDLWLTIVWVAYLAVFLGTIIKRKEPHIYVANWFFLSFIVTVAMLHVVNNLALPVSIWGSRSVMVMSGVQDAMTQWWYGHNAVGFFLTAGFLGMMYYFIPKQAERPVFSYKLSIIHFWALIFLYIWAGPHHLHYTALPDWASTLGMVFSVVLWMPSWGGMINGLMTLSGAWDKLRTDPVIRMMVISLGFYGMSTFEGPMMSIRAVNSLSHYTDWTIGHVHSGALGWNGMITFGALYFLVPVLWKRERLYSLSLVSWHFWLATIGIVLYAASMWVTGIMEGLMWREVDANGFLVNSFADTVAAKFLPYVARGVGGLMFLAGAVIMCYNLWMTVRKAPAKEASLTVAVPAE; encoded by the coding sequence ATGTCGAATTATATCAAGCTTATCGCGCTTGGTGTGGTGGCCATCTTCGCGATGATGGCGGCCAACTATGCGCGCGATCCGGCTTACATGGTGCATGCGATCATCATTCTGATCGTCACCGGTGGGCTATTTCTTTGGACACTGCGCCATACGGACGAGCCAGAAACCTACGTCGACTACTCGGGTGAGTATATGGACGGCGTGATCCGCTATGGCGTGATCGCGACGGCCCTGTGGGGCGTTGTTGGCTTTCTTGTTGGTGTGGTCATCGCCTTTCAGCTGGCGTTTCCGTCGCTGAACTTTGAATGGGCCGAGGGGTACGCCAACTTTGGTCGCCTGCGCCCGCTGCACACATCGGCGGTGATCTTCGCCTTTGGCGGCAACGCGCTGATCGCAACCTCGTTCTACGTGGTACAGCGTACTTGCGCGGCGCGGCTTTGGGGCGGCAATCTGGCGTGGTTCGTGTTCTGGGGGTATCAGCTGTTCATCGTGCTGGCGGCAACCGGCTACCTGCTGGGTTCGACCCAGTCCAAGGAATACGCCGAGCCCGAATGGCACGTTGACCTGTGGCTGACCATCGTCTGGGTCGCCTATCTGGCCGTGTTCCTGGGCACGATCATCAAACGGAAAGAGCCGCACATCTACGTGGCAAACTGGTTCTTCCTGTCGTTCATCGTTACCGTTGCGATGCTTCATGTGGTCAACAACCTGGCCCTGCCGGTGTCGATCTGGGGTTCGCGTTCGGTCATGGTGATGTCCGGTGTGCAGGATGCGATGACGCAGTGGTGGTACGGCCACAACGCTGTGGGCTTCTTCCTGACGGCGGGCTTCCTGGGCATGATGTATTACTTCATCCCGAAACAGGCCGAACGCCCGGTGTTCTCTTACAAGCTGTCGATCATCCACTTCTGGGCGCTGATCTTCCTGTACATCTGGGCCGGTCCGCACCACTTGCATTACACCGCGTTGCCTGACTGGGCCTCGACCCTTGGTATGGTGTTCTCGGTCGTGCTGTGGATGCCCAGCTGGGGTGGCATGATCAACGGTCTGATGACGCTGTCTGGCGCATGGGACAAGCTGCGCACCGACCCGGTGATCCGGATGATGGTGATCTCGCTCGGTTTCTACGGCATGTCGACCTTTGAAGGCCCGATGATGTCGATCCGTGCGGTGAACTCGCTGAGCCACTACACCGACTGGACCATTGGTCACGTGCACTCGGGCGCGCTTGGCTGGAACGGCATGATCACCTTTGGTGCGCTGTACTTCCTGGTGCCTGTCCTGTGGAAGCGCGAGCGTCTCTACTCGCTGAGCCTCGTCTCCTGGCACTTCTGGCTCGCCACCATCGGTATCGTGCTCTACGCCGCGTCGATGTGGGTGACCGGCATCATGGAAGGCCTGATGTGGCGCGAAGTGGACGCCAACGGTTTCCTCGTGAACTCGTTCGCCGACACCGTTGCAGCCAAGTTCCTGCCCTATGTGGCACGCGGAGTTGGCGGTCTCATGTTCCTCGCGGGTGCAGTGATCATGTGCTACAACCTGTGGATGACTGTACGGAAAGCGCCGGCCAAAGAGGCCAGCCTGACCGTCGCAGTCCCGGCTGAATAA
- the ccoO gene encoding cytochrome-c oxidase, cbb3-type subunit II, which translates to MAILDKHKILETNASLLLIFSFLVVTIGGIVQIAPLFWLENTIEKVEGMRPYTPLELAGREIYIREGCYTCHSQMIRPMRDEVERYGHYSLAAESMYDHPFQWGSKRTGPDLARVGGRYSDEWHADHMRNPQSVVPESIMPKYGFLEETRIDGKYIQDVMTSHSMVGVPYSDEMLAQAQADFRAQADPDSDYDGLLERYGDKVNVRNFDGQPGISEADAIIAYLQMLGTLVDFSTFTPDASR; encoded by the coding sequence ATGGCAATTCTCGACAAACATAAAATCCTCGAGACCAACGCGAGCCTCCTGCTGATCTTCAGCTTCTTGGTCGTGACCATTGGTGGCATCGTGCAGATCGCACCGCTGTTCTGGTTGGAAAACACCATCGAGAAGGTGGAGGGCATGCGCCCTTACACCCCTCTCGAACTGGCCGGGCGCGAGATCTATATTCGCGAAGGGTGCTACACCTGCCACAGCCAGATGATCCGCCCCATGCGGGACGAGGTCGAGCGCTATGGCCACTACTCGCTGGCGGCGGAATCGATGTACGATCACCCGTTCCAGTGGGGCTCCAAGCGGACCGGGCCGGATTTGGCCCGCGTGGGCGGTCGCTATTCGGATGAATGGCACGCAGACCACATGCGCAACCCGCAGTCGGTGGTGCCGGAATCGATCATGCCGAAATATGGCTTTCTGGAAGAGACCCGGATCGACGGGAAGTACATTCAGGATGTCATGACCAGCCACTCGATGGTGGGCGTGCCCTACTCGGACGAGATGCTGGCGCAGGCACAGGCCGATTTCCGTGCCCAAGCCGATCCGGACAGCGACTATGACGGTTTGCTGGAACGCTATGGCGACAAGGTGAATGTTCGCAACTTCGACGGTCAGCCGGGAATATCCGAGGCCGATGCGATCATCGCTTATCTGCAGATGTTGGGCACGTTGGTTGATTTCTCGACCTTCACCCCTGACGCGAGCCGCTGA
- a CDS encoding cbb3-type cytochrome c oxidase subunit 3 has protein sequence MEEYTFLRQLADSWFLVGLFAFFVGVVFWVFRPGSTKTYQDTANIPFRHEDKPATSKEARQ, from the coding sequence ATGGAAGAGTATACCTTTCTACGGCAACTCGCAGACAGCTGGTTTCTGGTCGGACTGTTCGCCTTTTTTGTTGGGGTGGTGTTCTGGGTGTTTCGGCCCGGCAGTACCAAAACTTATCAGGACACGGCGAACATCCCGTTCCGACATGAAGACAAACCCGCCACATCCAAGGAGGCGAGGCAATGA
- the ccoP gene encoding cytochrome-c oxidase, cbb3-type subunit III has protein sequence MSDNTSEKKNEHGHGTTGHSWDGIEEWDNPMPRWWVWTFYLTIIWGIGYVIAYPAWPLINGATAGVLGWSTRADVAAEIQAVEEANAPINAKLESVDLNAIVGDAELNTYAVSAGGAVFRTWCAQCHGSGAAGAKGYPNLLDDDWLWGGDMEAIHHTVAHGIRNEDSDDARYSEMPAFGRDELLTEEEVDQVTNYVMSLSGEANDAAQVEAGSVLYADNCASCHMEDGTGDREQGAPNLADAIWLFGGEYEDIKHTVTYSRFGVMPAWNTRLTEAQIRAVTAYVHQLGGGE, from the coding sequence ATGAGCGACAATACGTCTGAAAAGAAGAACGAGCACGGGCATGGCACGACCGGTCACAGCTGGGACGGGATCGAAGAATGGGACAACCCCATGCCACGCTGGTGGGTCTGGACGTTTTACCTGACCATTATCTGGGGCATCGGTTACGTCATCGCATATCCTGCGTGGCCGTTGATCAACGGGGCCACTGCAGGGGTTCTGGGCTGGTCCACGCGAGCCGATGTCGCAGCCGAGATCCAGGCCGTCGAAGAGGCCAATGCGCCGATCAACGCCAAGTTGGAATCGGTCGACCTGAATGCGATCGTTGGCGACGCCGAATTGAACACTTATGCGGTTTCCGCCGGTGGCGCCGTGTTCCGCACTTGGTGTGCTCAGTGTCACGGTTCGGGTGCAGCGGGTGCCAAAGGCTATCCCAACCTGTTGGACGATGACTGGCTCTGGGGCGGTGATATGGAGGCCATCCATCACACGGTGGCGCACGGCATTCGCAACGAAGACAGCGATGATGCGCGTTATTCCGAGATGCCCGCCTTTGGCCGGGATGAGCTGCTGACCGAGGAAGAGGTCGATCAGGTCACCAATTACGTTATGTCGCTGTCGGGTGAGGCCAACGATGCCGCGCAGGTCGAAGCAGGTTCGGTGCTTTATGCCGACAACTGCGCCTCTTGCCACATGGAAGACGGCACTGGCGACCGCGAGCAGGGTGCCCCCAACCTGGCGGATGCGATCTGGCTCTTTGGTGGTGAATACGAGGACATCAAGCACACGGTGACCTACAGCCGTTTTGGCGTGATGCCCGCGTGGAATACCCGTCTGACCGAAGCGCAGATCCGCGCTGTGACGGCTTATGTCCATCAGTTGGGCGGCGGCGAGTGA
- a CDS encoding LysR family transcriptional regulator, whose product MSWRNMPSLIALRALDAFAVEGNVVKAGQVLNVSHAAISQHLKQLEEHLGVSLVDRSGRSLILTDEGELLARALRLGFGAITSAVEELMQIDAARPLHISCTSSFATVWLMPRLPDFRAKHPEVDLMLDPNPRIVELRPGGVDMAIRHGDGNWPGLDVEMLVPSAISVVASPALLQGRKSVTPEELGELPWLEEIGANEANTWFESHGVELLSRGARIQLPGNLLIEGVRAGQGVAATVRKFVEDDLASGRLVELFCDEVARGYFIVTRPGVQRPPVKAFLQWLRRQKT is encoded by the coding sequence ATGAGTTGGCGAAACATGCCGTCCTTGATCGCGTTGCGTGCTCTGGATGCCTTTGCAGTAGAGGGTAACGTGGTCAAAGCTGGTCAGGTTTTGAATGTTAGCCATGCTGCCATAAGTCAGCACCTCAAGCAGCTCGAAGAGCATCTGGGTGTGTCCCTTGTTGATCGTAGCGGCCGCAGCCTGATTTTGACGGACGAGGGCGAGCTATTGGCGCGTGCCTTGCGCCTTGGGTTCGGCGCGATCACTTCCGCGGTTGAGGAGCTGATGCAGATTGATGCCGCACGGCCTTTGCATATCTCGTGCACCTCGTCCTTTGCGACCGTCTGGCTGATGCCGCGCTTGCCGGATTTTCGCGCAAAACACCCTGAGGTCGACCTGATGCTGGATCCCAACCCTCGGATCGTGGAACTGCGTCCCGGCGGTGTGGACATGGCGATCCGCCATGGTGACGGCAATTGGCCGGGTCTGGATGTCGAAATGCTGGTGCCTTCTGCAATCTCGGTTGTGGCGTCTCCCGCTCTGTTACAGGGTCGGAAAAGCGTGACGCCCGAGGAGCTGGGGGAACTGCCCTGGCTGGAAGAGATCGGCGCAAACGAGGCCAATACATGGTTTGAATCGCATGGGGTCGAGCTGTTGTCGCGGGGTGCGCGCATTCAATTACCCGGAAACCTGCTGATCGAAGGTGTGCGCGCAGGACAGGGGGTCGCGGCCACGGTGCGCAAGTTTGTCGAGGATGATCTCGCCTCGGGGCGATTGGTCGAACTCTTCTGCGACGAAGTTGCACGGGGGTACTTCATCGTGACCCGACCGGGCGTGCAACGACCTCCGGTCAAGGCGTTCCTTCAATGGCTGAGACGTCAGAAAACATGA
- the ccoG gene encoding cytochrome c oxidase accessory protein CcoG, with product MSDSEPAPSLYAAREPIFPRRVSGPFRNLKWIIMAVTLGIYYLTPWIRWDRGPSLPDQAVLLDMANRRFYFFWIEIWPHEFYFVAGLLIMAGLGLFLFTSALGRVWCGYACPQTVWTDLFILVERWIEGDRNARLRLHRQKKLDFRKVRLRVTKWITWLLIGLATGGAWVFYFADAPTLAVDLVTGNAHPIAYTTMAILTATTFFFGGFAREQICIYACPWPRIQAAMMDEDTLTVGYREWRGEPRGKGKRTADSELGDCIDCMACVNVCPMGIDIRDGQQMECITCALCIDACDDMMDKIGKPRGLIDYMALSDEPNERAGQPPKNIWKHIFRPRTMLYTSLWSLVGVGLLFALFIRSDIELTVAPVRNPTFVTLSDGSIRNTYDVRLRNKHGEERPFQLSIVGDPSMQIELEGLSGDTVDVPADTSFLQRVYIVAPKDAGPSNTGSTEVRIWIEDTSNGDRAFKDTNFNGKGN from the coding sequence GTGAGCGATTCCGAGCCCGCCCCCAGCCTGTACGCCGCCAGGGAACCGATTTTTCCGCGACGCGTGTCAGGGCCGTTCCGTAACCTCAAATGGATCATCATGGCGGTGACCCTCGGGATCTACTACCTCACGCCCTGGATCCGCTGGGACCGCGGTCCGAGTCTGCCGGATCAGGCGGTGCTTTTGGATATGGCGAACCGGCGGTTCTATTTCTTCTGGATCGAGATCTGGCCGCATGAGTTCTATTTTGTCGCCGGCTTGCTCATAATGGCGGGGCTTGGGTTGTTCCTGTTCACTTCGGCGCTTGGCCGGGTCTGGTGCGGATACGCTTGCCCTCAGACCGTATGGACCGATCTGTTCATCCTTGTGGAACGCTGGATCGAAGGCGACCGCAACGCACGCCTGCGCTTGCATCGTCAGAAGAAACTCGATTTCCGTAAGGTCCGCTTGCGGGTGACCAAGTGGATCACCTGGTTGCTGATCGGTCTGGCAACCGGTGGGGCTTGGGTGTTCTATTTCGCGGATGCGCCGACGCTCGCCGTGGATCTGGTGACCGGCAATGCGCATCCGATCGCTTACACCACCATGGCCATTCTGACCGCAACAACCTTCTTTTTTGGCGGTTTCGCGCGCGAACAGATCTGTATCTACGCTTGTCCATGGCCGCGCATTCAGGCGGCGATGATGGACGAGGATACGCTGACGGTCGGTTACCGCGAATGGCGGGGCGAGCCGCGCGGCAAGGGCAAGCGCACCGCCGATTCCGAACTTGGCGACTGCATCGACTGTATGGCCTGCGTCAACGTTTGCCCTATGGGTATCGACATTCGCGATGGTCAGCAGATGGAATGCATCACCTGCGCCCTGTGCATCGATGCCTGTGACGACATGATGGACAAGATCGGCAAGCCGCGTGGTCTGATCGACTATATGGCGCTGAGTGACGAGCCAAACGAGCGAGCAGGGCAGCCGCCTAAGAACATCTGGAAGCACATCTTCCGTCCGCGCACGATGCTATACACCTCGCTTTGGTCGCTCGTGGGTGTTGGCCTGCTGTTTGCGCTGTTCATCCGGTCGGACATCGAACTGACCGTGGCCCCGGTGCGGAATCCGACCTTTGTGACCCTGTCGGACGGCTCGATCCGCAACACCTATGACGTACGTTTGCGCAACAAGCACGGGGAAGAGCGACCCTTCCAGCTGTCCATCGTAGGCGACCCTTCCATGCAGATTGAGCTCGAGGGGCTTTCTGGTGATACAGTGGACGTGCCTGCCGACACTTCGTTCTTGCAGCGGGTGTACATCGTGGCGCCCAAAGATGCGGGCCCATCCAACACCGGAAGCACCGAAGTCCGCATCTGGATCGAGGATACGTCGAACGGCGATCGCGCGTTCAAGGACACGAACTTTAACGGGAAGGGCAACTGA
- a CDS encoding FixH family protein, producing MAEREFTGKHMLAIFVGAFGIIITVNLILAYNAVATFPGLEAKNSYVASQQFNERRDAQEGLGWTVDAKAKGGLVILSILDEAGQPVQVAELEAVLGRATHVKEDFEPDFQFDGTAYVAKATLGGGNWNIRLKAKAQDGTEFVQRVVLDVRG from the coding sequence ATGGCCGAGCGTGAGTTTACCGGCAAACATATGTTGGCCATTTTTGTTGGTGCCTTCGGGATCATCATCACGGTCAATCTGATCCTGGCCTATAACGCTGTGGCGACCTTTCCGGGGCTTGAGGCCAAGAATTCCTACGTCGCTTCGCAGCAGTTCAACGAACGCCGTGACGCGCAAGAGGGGTTGGGTTGGACCGTTGATGCCAAGGCCAAGGGCGGTTTGGTGATCCTGTCGATATTGGATGAGGCGGGTCAGCCGGTTCAGGTGGCCGAGCTTGAGGCCGTTTTGGGCCGCGCAACCCATGTGAAAGAGGATTTTGAACCGGATTTCCAGTTCGATGGTACCGCATATGTAGCCAAGGCGACGTTGGGTGGTGGCAACTGGAACATCCGTTTGAAGGCCAAAGCGCAGGACGGCACCGAGTTCGTCCAGCGCGTCGTGCTGGATGTGAGGGGCTGA
- a CDS encoding heavy metal translocating P-type ATPase has protein sequence MATATARPQPAAACPGCVATPTEPARPIPEDVQLALSLPTIHCQACISKVERALNAVPGVQSARVNLTLKRAMIQAEPEMRADALIPVLEAEGFEAHELDAGALSVTGSDKAGRELLMRLAVAGFASMNVMLLSVSVWSGATDATRDMFHWISAAIALPAIAFAGKPFFESAWSALRVRRLNMDVPIVLAIVLALVTSLWETALSGEHAYFDAALTLVFFLLAGRYLDHRTRAIARSAAQELSALEVPRALRIEDGVEHEVAVADLRVGDLIRVRPGGRMPVDGEIVEGQSELDRSLLTGETVPVYAEPGTSVSAGEVNLTGPLTIRASAVGSDTSLHQMADLVAVAESGRSRYTSLADSAAKLYAPGVHILSALSFVGWYLYSGDLRTALNIAAAVLIITCPCALGLAVPAVTTAASGRLFRKGMLIKHSTALERLAEIDTVVFDKTGTLTQGTPELTNLGEIPLETTELAAALAQASSHPLSQAVTQAVKSAGITPADITEVTEVPGFGTQGMLNGKTVRFGRAAWVGAEQGVHTAAWMSVDGADPVEFRFNDALRPGAEEAVSSLIASGKQVILMSGDTTGAVQALAERLGIADWLAEALPQDKAARIAEMTERGQRVLMVGDGLNDTAALTAAHVSISPATALDAARVASDIVLLGTDLSPISEACDVAKKATRRIRENFRIATVYNVIAVPLAVAGLATPLIAALAMSTSSITVSLNALRLR, from the coding sequence ATGGCGACGGCCACTGCACGACCACAGCCCGCAGCGGCTTGTCCCGGCTGTGTTGCAACGCCGACCGAGCCCGCGCGCCCGATCCCCGAGGATGTGCAACTGGCTCTGTCCTTGCCGACCATCCACTGTCAGGCCTGCATCTCCAAGGTTGAGCGGGCCTTGAACGCGGTGCCGGGGGTGCAATCGGCGCGGGTCAATCTGACGCTCAAACGGGCGATGATACAGGCCGAGCCAGAGATGCGTGCCGATGCTTTGATCCCGGTGCTCGAGGCCGAAGGGTTCGAGGCGCACGAGTTGGACGCGGGCGCCTTGTCCGTCACTGGCAGTGACAAGGCCGGGCGCGAGCTGTTGATGCGATTGGCGGTGGCGGGCTTTGCCTCGATGAACGTCATGCTTTTGTCGGTGTCCGTCTGGTCGGGTGCCACGGATGCGACACGGGATATGTTCCACTGGATCTCGGCGGCGATTGCGTTGCCGGCGATTGCCTTTGCGGGCAAGCCGTTTTTTGAAAGCGCTTGGAGCGCGCTTCGCGTGCGCCGCCTGAACATGGACGTGCCGATTGTGTTGGCCATTGTGCTGGCGCTGGTCACCTCGCTTTGGGAAACGGCGCTCAGTGGCGAGCATGCCTATTTCGATGCGGCTCTGACACTGGTGTTTTTCCTGTTGGCGGGCCGTTATCTGGATCACCGCACCCGCGCCATTGCGCGATCGGCGGCGCAGGAGCTATCGGCGCTTGAGGTACCTCGCGCGTTGCGGATCGAGGATGGCGTCGAGCATGAGGTTGCCGTGGCCGACCTGCGGGTGGGTGATCTGATCCGGGTGCGTCCCGGTGGGCGGATGCCAGTGGATGGCGAGATTGTCGAAGGGCAGTCAGAACTCGACCGGTCGCTGCTCACCGGGGAAACCGTTCCCGTTTACGCGGAACCCGGCACGAGCGTGAGCGCGGGCGAGGTCAATTTGACTGGGCCGCTGACAATCCGCGCTTCGGCCGTTGGATCGGACACGTCCTTGCACCAAATGGCCGATCTGGTGGCTGTCGCCGAATCCGGACGCTCGCGGTACACGTCGTTGGCGGATAGCGCGGCAAAGCTTTATGCGCCGGGCGTGCATATTCTGTCTGCGCTCAGCTTTGTCGGTTGGTATCTTTATTCCGGGGATCTGCGTACGGCGCTGAATATCGCTGCTGCGGTTCTGATCATCACTTGCCCCTGCGCCCTTGGTCTGGCCGTGCCTGCGGTGACGACTGCGGCTTCTGGTCGGTTGTTCCGGAAGGGGATGTTGATCAAACACTCCACCGCATTAGAGCGGCTGGCCGAGATCGACACGGTGGTCTTCGACAAGACCGGAACCTTGACCCAAGGGACGCCTGAACTGACGAACCTGGGTGAAATTCCGCTGGAGACGACCGAGCTTGCCGCCGCTTTGGCGCAGGCCTCATCACACCCGCTGTCTCAGGCGGTGACCCAGGCGGTCAAGTCGGCAGGAATCACGCCTGCCGACATCACCGAAGTGACCGAAGTTCCGGGCTTTGGCACCCAAGGCATGCTGAACGGCAAAACCGTTCGTTTTGGTCGCGCTGCCTGGGTTGGTGCCGAGCAGGGTGTGCATACCGCTGCGTGGATGTCGGTGGATGGGGCGGATCCGGTTGAGTTCCGGTTCAACGACGCGCTGCGCCCCGGGGCCGAAGAGGCGGTTTCATCGCTGATCGCATCGGGCAAGCAGGTGATATTGATGTCTGGCGACACCACCGGTGCGGTTCAGGCCTTGGCCGAACGCCTTGGCATCGCGGATTGGCTGGCCGAGGCCTTGCCGCAGGACAAGGCCGCCCGGATCGCCGAGATGACCGAACGGGGACAGCGCGTTCTGATGGTGGGCGACGGCTTGAACGACACCGCGGCGCTGACCGCGGCGCATGTGTCGATCTCTCCTGCAACGGCGCTGGATGCGGCGCGTGTGGCGTCGGACATCGTGCTGCTTGGGACGGACCTGTCCCCGATTTCCGAGGCTTGCGACGTCGCCAAAAAAGCGACGCGGCGGATTCGCGAAAACTTCCGCATCGCGACCGTCTACAACGTGATTGCCGTGCCTTTGGCTGTCGCCGGGTTGGCAACGCCGCTGATTGCCGCCTTGGCGATGTCGA